In a genomic window of Macrobrachium nipponense isolate FS-2020 chromosome 10, ASM1510439v2, whole genome shotgun sequence:
- the LOC135223858 gene encoding kelch-like protein 26 → MTRSGGAAAAPRPLNTVQFEHPSHTGALLYGLNTLRSKGLLLDVTLIAGGEAFQAHRVVLASCSDYFRAMFTDEMRERCQSEICLNGMSAAGLKCLLEYAYTSRLSLNLANIQDVLAAAAHVQVLTVVEACSNYLQAQLDLDNCVDIATIAETYSLHRLRKRVYAFMSSHLYQFSKMAEFQRLTIAQLLHLLSCDYPVDCSEAEVLLTVAGWLQHNPAERVRHAPSLLRALNLEEVPSSVLERTARLSVLEGTLNAALHLRPASSTPAPPTGLINSRGLELAVVKVGGFSIAGITNEITYFLPSVGRWRHLTTIPHVEQCNYGTAVLNNELYVIGGCFNQSLQENIHPFGFRYNPQQNKWSTMAPMQRERCRFSLSVLDGFLYAVGGASEASEGVVEDESLCEIYNPNSDTWTPIAGLPGARAQHAAAALNGLLYVSGGLEGDQVLDSCQAYNPNTGTWEHRAALLTPRADHYCITHSNCLYICGGWYEDDTTNTRVLVDTIDCYNPTTDTWSVVSRVPTPRYHAGIVVIGSCLYVIGGFHSDATFDRATGVIECYDLDTGVWSVENAYPQDIWEHVCVPLYIPRCRDDMDVLAITK, encoded by the exons ATGACCCGGAGTGGGGGTGCAGCGGCCGCCCCTCGACCGCTTAACACAGTGCAGTTTGAGCATCCGTCTCACACTGGGGCCCTTCTCTATGGGCTCAACACCCTGCGGTCCAAAGGCCTCCTTTTGGATGTCACACTCATCGCTGGCGGAGAAGCTTTCCAG GCTCATCGTGTTGTGCTCGCATCATGCAGCGACTACTTCCGTGCTATGTTCACGGACGAGATGCGAGAGCGATGTCAGTCTGAGATCTGCTTAAACGGTATGAGCGCAGCAGGGCTAAAGTGTCTGCTGGAATATGCGTACACCAGCAGACTCTCCCTCAATCTAGCCAATATTCAGGATGTTTTAGCAGCTGCAGCTCACGTGCAAGTCCTCACAGTTGTCGAGGCCTGTTCCAACTATCTCCAG GCACAACTTGATCTCGACAACTGTGTAGATATTGCAACCATTGCTGAAACGTACTCACTTCACAGACTTAGGAAAAGAGTATATGCCTTCATGAGTTCTCATCTCTATCAGTTCAGTAAAATGGCTGAATTTCAGAGGCTTACTATAGCTCAGTTGTTGCACCTGTTGTCCTGTGACTATCCTGTGGATTGCAGTGAGGCTGAGGTTCTTCTCACTGTGGCAGGATGGCTCCAACATAATCCTGCAGAAAGAGTGCGTCATGCTCCGTCTCTGTTGAGGGCTTTGAATCTGGAAGAGGTTCCTTCTTCTGTGTTGGAACGAACTGCCCGACTTTCGGTGCTCGAAGGAACCTTGAATGCAGCTCTTCACCTAAGACCAGCATCCAGTACACCTGCTCCACCCACTGGCCTAATCAACTCAAGAGGATTAGAGCTTGCAGTGGTGAAGGTTGGTGGTTTTAGTATTGCTGGTATTACAAATGAAATAACGTACTTTTTACCTTCAGTAGGTCGATGGCGCCACCTGACAACCATCCCCCATGTTGAACAGTGCAACTATGGAACAGCAGTTCTCAATAATGAACTTTATGTGATTGGGGGTTGCTTCAATCAGTCCCTTCAAGAAAACATCCATCCCTTTGGATTTCGATATAACCCACAGCAGAACAAGTGGAGCACTATGGCTCCGATGCAGCGTGAGAGATGTAGGTTCTCTTTGAGTGTCCTAGATGGTTTCCTCTATGCCGTTGGCGGTGCCAGCGAGGCCAGTGAaggtgtcgttgaagacgaaagTCTGTGTGAAATATATAACCCAAACTCAGATACATGGACACCAATTGCTGGACTGCCAGGGGCTCGAGCTCAGCATGCAGCTGCTGCTCTTAATGGCTTGTTGTATGTCAGTGGTGGGTTGGAGGGTGACCAAGTGCTCGATTCCTGCCAGGCATATAACCCAAACACTGGGACGTGGGAACACCGCGCAGCACTTCTAACTCCTCGTGCagatcattactgcattactcaTTCTAATTGTTTGTACATATGTGGGGGCTGGTATGAAGATGATACAACCAACACAAGAGTTCTTGTCGATACAATTGACTGCTATAATCCCACTACTGACACTTGGAGTGTTGTAAGCAGAGTTCCCACACCCCGCTACCATGCTGGCATTGTTGTCATTGGGTCCTGTTTATACGTTATTGGTGGTTTTCATTCGGATGCAACGTTTGATAGGGCCACTGGAGTGATTGAATGTTATGATCTTGACACTGGTGTTTGGAGTGTTGAAAATGCATATCCACAAGATATATGGGAACATGTATGTGTTCCTTTGTATATTCCTCGATGTCGCGATGATATGGATGTTTTGGCAATTACAAAATAA